GCGAACTCGACGATAATTTCGCTTTTATCGAGGCGCGGCAGCGCGAGGGCTTCGTGCGACGCTGCCACGGCGACCTGCATCTCAAGAACATCGTGCTGTGGGACGGAAAGCCGACGCTGTTCGACGCGCTCGAATTCGACGACAGGCTTTCCACGATCGACGTGCTTTACGATCTGGCGTTCCTGCTGATGGACCTGTGGCAGCGGGGGCTTAAGCTCCAGGCGAACATCATTCTCAACCACTACCTCGAAATGGCGGCGATCAGCGAAGTGAAGGGGTTGGCGCTGCTGCCGCTGTTCCTTTCGTTCCGCTCGGCGATCCGCGCGATGACGGGCATTCACGCGCTGACGGTTTGCGCGCCCCGCGACCACGACCGCCTTTTGCGCGAGGTTCGCGATTATTCGGCCTTTGCCGCCGGCGTCATCACGCCGAGCCAGCCGTCGCTCGTGGCTATCGGCGGCCTCTCCGGCACGGGGAAGACGACGGTAGCGCGTGAAGCAGCCCCGTTCATTGGGGCGGCGCCCGGAGCGCTCCACATCCGCACGGACGTCGAACGCAAGAGCATGCATGGCGTTCAGCTCACGCATCGCCTGCCGCGCGAGACATACACCCCGGAAAGCCGCGACGAAGTCTATCGCCGCGTTATCAAGAAAGCCGAAGTTGCGCTCGACAGCGGGCATTCTGTCATCCTGGACGCGGTGTTTCCCGAAGCGATCCAGCGCATTCGGCTTCTTGAAGTTGCACAGCGGGCGGGGGCCGGGTTCGTCGGCGTCTGGCTCGACGCAGGCCCGGAGATTCTCCGCGAGCGCGTCGTCGCACGCGAGGGCGATGCTTCCGACGCGGACATTGCAGTGGTCGAACATCAGTTGCGAACGATCGAGGCGCCTGCCGACTGGCTTCATGTCGACGCGAGCGGTGAAACGGGTGCGTGCGCCGCTGCTATCGTGCGGGAACTCGCCGCGAGAGCGTTTTCAAGCGGTGCGCACACCGGTTAAAAAGTTTAGGGGCTGCGGCTTTTCGCGAATAACGGCCGAAATGCGAAACCGGCCCTACGCACGGCCGGCGGCGCAGACAAGATGGGAAGGATCGATACCGATGCTCTCCATCGCACGATGATATTTCGTGTCGAGATCGGTGGCGAAAACGATATCCGGGTCGGCCGGACAATTCAGCCAATCGTTTTCCTGAATCTCGCGCTCAAGCTGGCCGGGCTCCCAGCCTGCATAACCGAGCGCAAGGATGGCATTGTTCGGCCCGCGCCCTCGGGCGATGGCGCGCAGGATGTCCACCGTCGCCGTCAGGCAAACGCCGTCGTTGATCGGAAGCGTTGCATCGGCCACGAAATAGTCCGAGCTGTGCAGCACGAACCCACGACTTATGTCGATGGGGCCACCGAGATGCACGGCCATCGCGTCCATGCGAATGGACGTCGGCCGAGACCAGCTCATGGGGATGTCGAGCTGTTCGAGCAGCTTCGTCATCGTGATGTGCGAGGCGCGCTGATTGACGATCAACCCCATCGCACCTTCTTCGGAATGAGCGCAGACGTAGATCACGGATCGATGAAAGCGCGGGTCCGTCGTCGAGGGCATCGCAACGAGAAGCTGCCCGTCGAGGTAGCCGTGGCTTTTGAAGCAGCCCATGTGACCGTGTCGTATTGCCATGTCCCTATGGTAGCGCCTCCGCCCGCTGGTTGTGAAGACGGGACTCGAAGAAATCCTGCGCGCGCCAACTCTTTGTGATGTCAGCGTTCCTGCTTCGATAACGGGATAAACCGC
This genomic window from Rhodomicrobium lacus contains:
- a CDS encoding AAA family ATPase — protein: MSNSTHNGNAGSAGQAAVIAFLSEPETYGVSEVERIETHGAIVFLAGDRAYKLKRAVKLPYLDFSTLEKRHAIISREFGINSHASPELYLSIQPVTRRENGALALGAPGETVDWVLVMRRFDQTLLLDALARDGRFDRTISVDLANTVEHFHRHASVVTNSGFARSLLGVADTLEAALCGPVAQSHGVNVCPYIAKLRRELDDNFAFIEARQREGFVRRCHGDLHLKNIVLWDGKPTLFDALEFDDRLSTIDVLYDLAFLLMDLWQRGLKLQANIILNHYLEMAAISEVKGLALLPLFLSFRSAIRAMTGIHALTVCAPRDHDRLLREVRDYSAFAAGVITPSQPSLVAIGGLSGTGKTTVAREAAPFIGAAPGALHIRTDVERKSMHGVQLTHRLPRETYTPESRDEVYRRVIKKAEVALDSGHSVILDAVFPEAIQRIRLLEVAQRAGAGFVGVWLDAGPEILRERVVAREGDASDADIAVVEHQLRTIEAPADWLHVDASGETGACAAAIVRELAARAFSSGAHTG
- a CDS encoding YqgE/AlgH family protein codes for the protein MAIRHGHMGCFKSHGYLDGQLLVAMPSTTDPRFHRSVIYVCAHSEEGAMGLIVNQRASHITMTKLLEQLDIPMSWSRPTSIRMDAMAVHLGGPIDISRGFVLHSSDYFVADATLPINDGVCLTATVDILRAIARGRGPNNAILALGYAGWEPGQLEREIQENDWLNCPADPDIVFATDLDTKYHRAMESIGIDPSHLVCAAGRA